DNA sequence from the Acidobacteriota bacterium genome:
TACAGGACGCGACAGAGAAAAACTTTGCTCCCCGGCGTTGAAACGCCGCGCTAATTTCAACCGTCCCTACCGGGACGAAGAAACTGTCAAATGCTTTGCTTGACCTACCATCGCGTAACAGCAGTTAGTCAAAAACTTCCCGGAGTTTGGTTCGGTCATGGCTATCGCTTCCGGCGTTCGATTCAACCAATACGTAATCCTTTCGCAGCTTGGCAGCGGCGGAATGGGGGAAATTTATCTGGCGCAGGACACGAAGCTGGGGCGGCGCGTGGCGCTGAAGTTGTTGCTGACGCATTTCACTTCGGACGAAGAACGCGTTCACCGTTTTGAACAGGAAGCGCGCGCGGCTTCGGCGCTCAATCATCCGAACATCATCACCATTTTTGAAATCGGCCACGACAACGCCACGCACTTCATCGCCACGGAATTTGTCGAAGGGCAGACAATCAATCAGCGGCTGGCACTGGGCAAAATGGAGTTGGTGGATGTGCTGGACGTGGCGATTCAAGTCGCCAACGCCTTGACCGCCGCGCACGCTGCGGGAATCGTTCATCGCGACATCAAGCCGGAAAACATCATGTTGCGACCCGACGGATACGTGAAGGTGTTGGATTTCGGTCTGGCCAAGTTGACTGAAACATTCGATTCGGACGAAGACATCAGCACGGAAGCCGCGACCAAACCGTTGCGCGATACTTCGCCCGGCGTGATTATGGGGACGGTCAGTTATATGTCGCCGGAACAGGCGCGCGGCCATAAGGTGGATTCCCGCAGCGATTTGTTCAGTTTGGGCAGCGTGATTTACGAAATGGCCACCGGCCACAAACCTTTTCGCGGCGAAACCATGAGCGACGTGATGGCCGCCGTCTTGGATTCCGAACCTCAACCCGTCACCACATTATTGCCCGGTGCGCCGTCGGAATTGCAGTGGATCGTTTCCAAAGCCCTGGCCAAAGATCGCGAAGCCCGGTACCAGACAGCCAAAGAATTCCTGAATGACCTGAAGCGGTTGAAGCAGCAGATGGAATTCAAAGCCGAGCAGGCGCGGTTGAATCGCACGACGCTGGTGGGCGAAGAAAGCGCTTCGTTTCGGCGCAGCACCGGCAGTTTGCGAAAAAGCGGAAGCGGCAGACATAGCGGCGGGAATCGCAAACCAACCGGTGAAGTCACCCTCAGTTATGACACCGAAGTGATCGAAGCGCGCTCGGTTTCCAGCGCGGAGTTTCTGCTGGGCGAGCTTCGCCGCAATAAACGCGGATTTTTTCTGGCATCGTTTGTCGTGTTGGCGTTGGTGGCCGTCGGCGGTTATCAGTGGTTCAAGCCCAAGCCTCATCTGACAGATGCAATCGCGGTATTGCCATTAACGCGGTTGAGCGCAGAACCGCTGACAGAATCCCTGTCTGATGGACTTACCGAAGGATTGATTCAAAGTCTGTCGCACATTCCCAAACTTAGAGTTCGTTCCATGATTTCCGTGCTGCGCTACAAACTCACCGGGTCGGCTCCGCCGCCAGACCCGCGCACGGTTGGCAATGAATTGCAGGTTCCAGTCGTTCTGACCGGCAGCATCGGCAAACGCGGAGAAATGATTTTCATCAACCTGGAACTGGTTGACGCCAAAGACAACAGCTACATCTGGGGACAAAAGTACGAACGCAAACCCGGCGATTTGATGGCCTTGCAGGTGGAAATCACGCGCGAAGTTTCCCAGCGGTTGCAGTTGGATTTGAACGCGCGGGAACAGGCTCTGCGCGAAGCCTATCAGTTGTATTTGCGCGGGCGCTATCACTGGAACCGCCGCACGCCCGCGGATTTGCGGCTGGGCGCGGATTTCTTTGAAAAAGCCATCCAGCGGGTTCCCAATTACGCGCCGGGATATGCAGGCCTGGCGGATTCCTACAACATGCTCGGTGCGTATGGCGCAATGCCGACGGTTGAGGCTTTGCCCAAAG
Encoded proteins:
- a CDS encoding protein kinase, which encodes MAIASGVRFNQYVILSQLGSGGMGEIYLAQDTKLGRRVALKLLLTHFTSDEERVHRFEQEARAASALNHPNIITIFEIGHDNATHFIATEFVEGQTINQRLALGKMELVDVLDVAIQVANALTAAHAAGIVHRDIKPENIMLRPDGYVKVLDFGLAKLTETFDSDEDISTEAATKPLRDTSPGVIMGTVSYMSPEQARGHKVDSRSDLFSLGSVIYEMATGHKPFRGETMSDVMAAVLDSEPQPVTTLLPGAPSELQWIVSKALAKDREARYQTAKEFLNDLKRLKQQMEFKAEQARLNRTTLVGEESASFRRSTGSLRKSGSGRHSGGNRKPTGEVTLSYDTEVIEARSVSSAEFLLGELRRNKRGFFLASFVVLALVAVGGYQWFKPKPHLTDAIAVLPLTRLSAEPLTESLSDGLTEGLIQSLSHIPKLRVRSMISVLRYKLTGSAPPPDPRTVGNELQVPVVLTGSIGKRGEMIFINLELVDAKDNSYIWGQKYERKPGDLMALQVEITREVSQRLQLDLNAREQALREAYQLYLRGRYHWNRRTPADLRLGADFFEKAIQRVPNYAPGYAGLADSYNMLGAYGAMPTVEALPKAKAAAERAVAIDDSLAEGHNSLGYVKHRYEWDWAGAEREFKRAIELDPGYAPAHIWYSNYLSSMGRMDEAIEEARRCQEIAPLWLLAGSQLAWVLYYAGENDQAIEQSQKILSIDRGSFAAHRYAGLAYVQQGKYREAIESLTKARELSGNSPVVVAALAYTHAISGNKAEAQKLMNEFNVGTSQHKVPAYDLAIVYAGMGEKEKAFSWLEKAFEEHSEYLPFLRVEPRLHSLHSDPRFAELLKRLNLPQ